The Terriglobus tenax genome contains a region encoding:
- the cmk gene encoding (d)CMP kinase produces MAVRKPVVAIDGPSGAGKSTIAAFLAKRFGLLNLESGAMYRATALKALRLGLPLEDEAALAAMAEMTAIALEPTEGGNRVLLDGEDVTTQLREKDVTQAASRVSVHPRVRALMVAAQQRMGAEGGVVMEGRDIGTVVFPKAEVKIFLDASPDARGERRFIQTGPTQGQPSADDVKRELRERDERDRTRTESPLRPAEDAVLVDSTVLSLDEVKARAEAIVLEKWPG; encoded by the coding sequence ATGGCTGTACGTAAGCCCGTCGTTGCCATCGATGGACCTTCCGGAGCTGGAAAAAGCACGATCGCCGCTTTCCTGGCAAAGCGCTTTGGCCTGTTGAACCTGGAAAGCGGCGCGATGTATCGCGCCACCGCACTCAAGGCGCTGCGCCTCGGACTTCCCCTGGAAGACGAGGCAGCCCTTGCGGCCATGGCGGAGATGACTGCGATTGCGCTGGAGCCCACCGAGGGGGGGAACCGCGTTCTGCTGGATGGCGAGGATGTGACCACACAGCTTCGCGAGAAGGACGTAACGCAGGCAGCCTCCAGAGTAAGCGTTCACCCCAGGGTGCGAGCCCTGATGGTGGCCGCGCAGCAGCGGATGGGCGCCGAAGGTGGCGTGGTGATGGAAGGGCGTGACATCGGCACGGTCGTCTTTCCGAAGGCCGAGGTGAAAATCTTCCTCGACGCCTCACCGGATGCGCGTGGAGAACGCCGCTTTATCCAGACCGGGCCAACGCAGGGGCAGCCGTCGGCCGACGACGTCAAACGCGAGCTGCGGGAGCGGGATGAACGTGACCGCACGCGTACCGAGTCGCCGCTGCGTCCAGCCGAAGACGCTGTCCTGGTGGACTCGACTGTGCTGAGCCTGGATGAAGTGAAGGCGCGGGCAGAGGCGATTGTGCTGGAGAAGTGGCCCGGATAA